The window TGGGGAAAGAGCAGGGTGAACACTTACCTCGGGGTCCTGGTGCCCTGGGTAGAGCCCCCTCCTGTCCCCTAGCAGCAGCCGGTCCCTGCTGCTCCAGCTTGCCCTCTCAAACTGTTTCttgcctttccttctccctccctcctctcattGCCACGTGTCCCTGCCCGGGCATCCTCTCCTTCCTGGGATCAGATGGACCTTCTGTCACTCTGCAGCCCTACAGGATGTCTTGGCCTCCTtctttggtgcctctgccctgtGGTGTCCTGTCCTGGTGTTTGATCTCCAGCCTCACACTCTCCTCTCTTCCAGCTCCCCCATGGCCTTTGCCCTCAGCACGTATATGAACCACACAGGCATCCGCAGCCGGGAGCCCCGCTTGGCCAGCACCAGCGAGAAGGCCCAGTTCCTCCCGGATAAGGACAAGTGGTTGCCCTTCTTCCCCAAGACCAAGAAGGTGGGTGGGTTGCTGGCAGCTGTTCCTCCGCCCTGGGGCCAGGATGTCGCCATTCCCTGCCCTAGCTCCTCTGAGACACCCTAGGGGTCTGCAGAGATTCCCTGCTTGGTTGCACCTTGAACTTAGCACTAGGGCAAAGCTGTGGTGCCTCCTCCCAGCTGGTAATAATCCGCAGCGGTGCAGGGGATGGGGTCACCAGAGGAGTCAggctgggatggagggagagcTGGATCTGAGTTCCATCCCTTCCCCGTAGGGTCAGTGCCACTATTCCTGCAGCGTTCAGCCAGCGTGGTGAGGGTTGGGGTTACCCTCAGAGCCCCTGTGGTGTCCACGTTGTAACACGTGGTTTTATCAGTGCTGCCCATGTGTCCCAACAGAGCAGCGGCACAAAGAAGGACAAGGATGCCATGGAAGACAAGAAGCGCAACCCCATCCTCAAGTACATTGGGAAGCCCAAAATCTCCCAGAGCAGTGAGTATTGGGACCTGCTGCGATGCTGTGTCCACCAGCCTCCCCTGCTGCCTGGAGGAGATCTGCAGCcttctgtgtgcctggggcagctgAGTGGCCTTTGGCACCCGTGGGACTCCCCTTACCTGCAGGCAGGCTCAGCTGGGCTGAGAAACGCTGGTTCCACCACACTTCTCATCAGCCACCCTGTGCCCTCGTTCTCCAGCGCTCACTGGAAACCTGTTGTCTCCCGACTGTCCGTGCTCCCAAATGACTCTGAGGGGAGTCGGAGGGGGAGTTGAGCTGAGCTCTCCCCAAAAGTTCCTCCTACGTAACCCTCCCGCGGGCTTACATGCTGCTCTCTGTATCTTGGAAGTGTCACAGCCCAGGAGCTCCTGGGGTGGACTGAGGTGGTGGAGAGtgtgtacacgtgtgtgtgtgtacacgtgtGTGTGCACGTTCCTTTTGCTCCCCTTCCACTTTGAGTTCTCATGGCATTAGCTCACATGTTCCCTCTTTGCCTCCTTTGTTGTTGAAATGCAGGATTGATTTGAcatctcatttttgtttttcctttcagcatTTCATGTCCCTTTGTCCCCTGTTGAAGGTAAAAGGCCTCTTCTTTTATTTGCCATTCACCTCATGTGCTTAGTTTTGTTTTATCCCCTGCCCCGAGGTACTCAGTGTTGTTGCGTTGGGCATTGGGGTGGGCTTGGAAGGACACGGCTGGGCCAGCCGCAGCCGGTGCGTGTGCTGTGGGGTCTGGGCGAAGGGCTCCCCTCGATGGCAGGTCGTTCCAGTCCCGTGCTCGGGTGTCCGGACACGAGCACCCACTTGGCACATCTTTCCGAGGAAGGTGGCAGATGGCCTTGAGGAAACCCCCCTTTGTAACCGATAGTGATGCTGCTGGCGCCTTTGCTTCCCGCAGCCCCGGCTGGATGGCTCTTCGAGGGGGAGATGGCCGAGGCTGCAGCGCTGCGGGGTGGGAGGCAATGCGAGCGTCTCCTCCTGCCGCTTAGCACAGCGCTGGCCGCTGGAGCCCGGGCCTCACCAGGGTTCCTCCGTTGCCTTTGTCCCAGCAGTCAAACCTGGCAATGTGAGGAACATTATCCAGCACTTTGAGAACAACCAGCATTATGAGACCCAGGAGCCTGGCACGCAGCGTCTCTCCACCGGCAGCTTCCCCGAGGATTTGCTGGAGTCAGACAGGTAGGCAGGAGGGGACAGGCCTGGGGCAGACTCACAGGCCGTGCTCTTGATGGACTTgcagcagcttctggctgaggtCCCAGGTTTGCAGGCACATCCCTGCCCATCTCTCTGGGCTAAGCCTGACTGTTCTTGGCTTTGTCTCCCTGCCTTGCATGCTGCAGTTCCCGGTCGGAGGTCAAGCTGGGCCGTTCAGAGAGCTTAAAAGGCCGGGAGGAGATGAAGAAATCTCGGAAAGCAGAAAACGTGCCTCGATCCCGCAGTGATGTGGACATGGATGCCGCAGCCGAGGCTACGAGGCTTCATCAGTCGGCATCGTCTTCCGCTTCCAGCCTGTCCACAAGGTGAGAGCTGCTGACCAAGCCCTGGGCAGGGACAACCTGGGTATAAAGGGTCTTCGAAAGGGAGCTGGGACCCTTTGGTGTCTGCCTTGCCTGGGGTCTGAAAGCTGGTCTCCTTGGGCTGAATTACTACCTCTTGGGAAGGCTTTGGATGAGCCTGTTAGTCCACGGGAGCAGCGGAGGGAGGAGTGGGCAGTCTCTGCTCAGAGCGCAAGGGTGACTCTCAGTTCCCTCCCCAGGTCGCTGGAGAATCCCACGCCCCCGTACACACCGAAGATGGGACGCAGGTGAGTGGCCCAGCCTCTGCCTCTCCCATCCGTACTTCGCCGCGTGGCCAAGCCCCGGGCTGGCCGGGATCTCTGGGACTTGCTGTTTTGCTACAGAGCAGAAGGGCCACTGGAGTGGGGTGTGCGGCCTGCCCATGGCATCAGGGCCGTGCTCTTGCTGTGGGGGTCAGAGGGGCTCCTTCCATTTGTATCTTCCTAGCTTTTCCCTTCCCATAACTGGGCTTTGACATAACACAAGGGGAGGCGATTGCCAGGGCTGCCGGAGCTGCCTCAGGGAGGGAGTCCCTCCGGCTTGAAGCAGTTCTGCTGTTTAATGTTAGCTCTCCATCCTCCTAGGGCTAGGGGGCATCTCTGTTCCCTTGTGTCTCACACAGGAGCTTAATGGACCTATATAGATGTCTGCTGGGGGACCTAGTCTTTTAGCTCAAGAGTCAGAGGCTTGTACTTCTTGTGAAGGTCCCGGGTTCAAGCCCAAGTAGGGCCCAGGTAGATATTGGCTGTACTGGGAGCACTGTGGGGTGGGCTCGCTGGATCCATGTGACTGCAGAGTACTCCCACCTCCGCCTTTCACCCTCCCAGGAGCATCGAGTCGCCCAACCTGGGCTTCGGCGTCGACCCCTTCCTCCCTCACCTCTTGGAGGACGACCAGGGCCAGCTCTCAGACCTCGAACCGGAGCTGGACTCTCAGAACTGGCAGCACATGGTCAGCCGGGAGGTGGTGGCCAACCTGCCGCAGAAGGAGATCGACCGCCAGGAGGTGATAAACGGTAAGGAGCACCGACGGCGTCTCCTGCCTCCAGCGGAGAGAGCAGGCATCCTGGCAGGGTGCACAGCAGAACAACGGAGCTCGCTTGGAGACTTGTCTACCTCCGCCTGCCTTTTGCACAGAGCTTTTTGCCACGGAAGGGTCTCATCTCCGGATCCTCCGAGTCCTGGACCTCCTCTTCTACCAGCGAATGAAGAAGGAGAGCTTGCTATCCCGGGAAGAGCTGGCACTCCTCTTCCCCAACCTTCCTGATGTGATAGAAATCCACAGTaagcctcttccttccttccctccttctttggGCTCTTCCCTGGAAATCCTCCCTCTGCAGCAGGGCCACAGAGTGGTCCACACAGCCCGTGGCTGCCCCTGGGTTCCTGCACGGTGACCAGCTGTTTGAACCATCCCTGCCAACAGTGTCATACTGTCTTGTTGCTCTGGCTTCCCGTTTTCCTCTCCTGGGAGCTCTCCAGAGTCTGGCTTTTCTGGGATCTGCCAGTGCCCATGTCTGGGATGACCAGTCTGTACCAGACCTTTGCATGGTACAGTTTCAGGACAGGCATTGGTGTCACGGTCTTTGACACGTTGCATCTGTGACAGCCGTAATTGAAGCCCAGCCTGACTCACAGCCCTTCCTCCCTGGACCCAAGTTGGAGAGCCAAGAAATACCTTACTTTTAGGCAGACAATTCAGCATGTGGCTGTTTGCACATCCAGTGTGGGGGTGAATGCTAGGTGGCCCTTACACCCCGTTAAACATGTCCTTTTTGTCTCTCTCACATCCTCTTGTCCTTGTTCAGATTCTCTTTCTGAATCCATGAAGAAGCTCCGGGAAGAAGGACCAATCATCAAAGAAATTGGGGATCTCATGCTGTCTCGGGTAAGGAGGGACGACTGGCCAGAGGGAAGGGGGTGAAAGAACCCCCAGAGGCATCTTCTCGTGCTTCTGGGTGGAGATGGGCCATGCGTTTGGAGTGACTGCTTGAGCCTGgtcctcccctgctccccctaGTTCGATGGCCTGGCCAAAGAGGAAATCCAGCAGGTCACTGCTGACTTCTGCTCTTACCAATCCATTGCCCTGGAGCTGATCAAAACCAAGCAGCGCAAGGAGAGCCGTTTCCAGATCTTCATGCAGGTTTGTCCCTCTCCTGGGCAGCGCTTCTGGGCTGTTCCTCaccccagagctctcctggcttCCCCTGATCTCACCTCCGGGCCTTCACCCTCTCCTCCTTCTGCTCTAGGAAGCAGAAAGCAACCCGCAGTGCAGGCGCCTGCAGCTCAAGGACCTGATCATCTCAGAAATGCAGCGCCTGACCAAGTACCCGCTGTTGCTGGAGAATATCCTCAAGCACACCGAGGGTAGGAGCCAGGAGGTGCTCAGAGGGGCACCTTGGCCTGCTCCCAGGAGCACCCAGTCGCGCTCACCCTGCTTAGCCACGTGCTCCCATCTCGAGGGTGTCCTCTGACTAGCAGAAAGCAATTGCTTCCTAATGCAGGACTCAtgcctcttccctcttcctctaGGGCAAAATCTCAGGGCTATGGGGAGGATGTGTTGCATTTCCAGCAGAAAGAGTCAGGCTGGATGGGTGCTGTGGGGAAAAATCTCCCTCTTGTCTGCAGGGAGCTCTGGGCTGGAGGCTTTTTGTGCCCAGGATGCAGCTGTGAGCGTGGGAGACTGTTGCAGCTGGACAGGGACCCACCTCCTTCAGGTCCCGCTGCCTCCTGACCcacgctctgctctctcctgtcccAGCGGGCACCTCAGAGCACGACAAGCTGTGCCGAGCCCGGGACCAGTGTCGGGACATCCTCAAGTATGTCAACGAGGCGGTGAAGCGAGCAGAGAACCGGCACCGGCTGGAGGGCTACCAGAAACGCCTGGATGCCACCTCGCTGGAGAGGACCAACAACCCCTTGGCTGCTGAATTCAAGGTAGCGACTGCTCCCAGGCAGCGGCTGGGGGCCAGCAagggcctgccctgccctggcccgtgctcactgctgccctctgaCTCCCGCAGAGCCTTGACCTCACCTCCCGACGCATGATCCACGAAGGGCCGCTCACCTGGCGCATCAGCAAGGACAAGACTGTGGGTATGAACCTTCCCGCAACCGGGAGAGccagggagacctccctctgCAGCCTCCGCATCCCCTGGGATCTGGGCCTTTgaccccagccccagcagctgaGCTGAGGGCACAGCGTTACGGGGACATCCTGTGCCCCTCTTTGCCAGCCAGGCCTGGGGCAGCGTGTCAGTGGGGCTGTTGTCCCTCCTTGCTGCCAGGAGTGAGCTTCTGCCTGCCCGCCCTGAGGTTGTGACCATCTCCCTAAGCCCTGAGCACTTCTCAGGCTGAGCCTGCCCTCTCTGTCTGCTCTCCCACCCCAGATCTGCACGTGCTGCTCCTCGAAGACCTCTTGGTGCTGTTGCAGAAGCAAGACGAGAAGCTGGTGCTGAAATGCCACAGCAAGACGGCACTGGGCTCCTCGGACAACAAGCAGACCTTCAGCCCTGTCCTCAAGCTCAGCTCGGTGCTCATCCGCTCTGTGGCGACAGGTAGTGGAGGAGACCGGAAAGGGCCAACGGGGCTGGAGCTGGTGGGGAGGGGATCTGGCCTCCCTCGGCGTCTGCCGTGTAATTTGGAGGGTGGCAAGGGCAGGGCCATGTCCTCTGTCACCTCTGCCTGTCCTCCGGCTGTGTCTGATCACGGCCAGGCTGGTCCAGCCATGCCGGGGGATCGGGTTAAAGTGCTAGCTGTGCCCTGACCTTTGCCGTCGCTGTCCCTCTGTGTCCCCCACGCAGATAAACGAGCCCTCTTCATTATCTGCACGTCGGAGCTGGGGCCCCAGATCTACGAGCTGGTGGCGTTGACGTCCTCCGAGAAAAACACGTGAGGTTTAGCAGGGACGGCGGGTCAGCGGGGACGGGGCTGGCGGCGAGGGGCACGGGCAGCACGTGCCGGGGAAGGGGCTGCGGCTGGGGCACCGGCCCCGGGGGAGCTGACGGTGCTCCCTCGGCCGGGCAGGTGGATGGAGGTGCTGGAGGAGGCGGTGCAGAGAGCCATGAGGAACGCCACCTTCCCCCCCAAGCGCAGGACGCCGGAGCCCACCCGAACGGCACCCTCCGGGTGAGCAGCCTGGCCCCGCTGGGACCCCGGCCCTGGGCGTCCCCGATGCCTCCAGGGCCCTGGCTCCAGCCTGACACATCTCTGTCCTCGGTAGCCTGGTGCTGCAAGACCCCGACGTCTCCCCCATCCTCTCCCAAAGCAACAGCTCCggagcagaggcagaggagagTTCTTCGGGTGAGCTCCCTTCCCGGCTCCCGGCCCTCCCTGCCTGCACCGTGCCCCCTCCTGGGGACAGGCCTGGGAGCAGATCCGAGCTCTCCCTTTCTCCCCGCAGCGGACGACAATCCTGCCGAGCTCCTGGGCAAGGAGAAGCACCCGGCGCTGCTGGAGGAGCCGGAGGCCGAGAGCAGCGAggtggaggagggggaggaagagccTCCGGCAGCTCCCCTGGCCGCGGAGACGGGCGTGGAGCCGGCTGACGCTCTCCTAGCAGAGCGCCCGGGGCCCGCCATGCGCCTGGCGCTCCCAGGGCCCGTCTTCGTGGAAGGGCTGGCCGAGGCGGCCTTGGAGGATGGTGAGTGCCTCCGGGCCGGCACCCGGCTCCGGCGTGTCCGCGGGGAGCAGGTGCCAGGGCTGAAGGCTAAACTACCTCTGTCCCCCTGGTCCTAGTGGAGAACCTGCGGCTCCTAATCCTGCGGAGGCTCCTTCCCTGCCGGGACGCGGAGCCCGAGGACGACCTGACGCCCACGCCGTCCATCATCGGGGGTGCTGGCCAGGCCTGGGACTCGGTGCTCTCCAGCCAGGATTCAGCCTCCCAGGAGGTGCTGACGGAGCCCCTGGGCCAGGCCGGTCCTGCCGAGGACACGGCGCCTGGCCCGAGTCGCGTGGCGGGCGGCACAACGGAGCCGATGCCAAGAGCAAGCAGGGAGGAGATGGGCCCAGCGGCGGCCGCGGAGGATCAGAGCAGCTACAAAGTTGTCCGAAAAGGTAGGGGCTGCTCAGAGCCTGGCTCGGCTGGGCCGGCTCCAGCCAGCACCTCCATCCCGGCGTGCGGGGCAGGCTCGCGAGGTGCAGGGGGGAGAGCCTGGATCGGGGCCCGATTCCTGCACCGGGCACGGCAGGATGCGACGTCCCTGCTGCCCCGCAGCTCCCGCACGCTCGGATCTGGCTGCTGCCGCGGGGGGCTCCCCTGGGCCGGCTGCGGGGGCAGGTGCCGCGGGacccctctcctctccctaacCTGCCCCTCGCTGGCGTTCGGGGTCTCTCTGCCTGCGTGAGCTTTGCTGGCGCTGGGGGCTTGTGCAGGGGCTGAGGGGTGCGGATCACACACCCCCCCCTTACACACACCCCTTGCGTGGCAAAGGGGCCCCCACGGGTGCTGGTAGCAGGGCCTTGACTGCTGGTGTTGGGGGGCTGATGGGTGCTGGTGGTGGTCTCCTGATGGTGGGTGCTGGTGCACGCTGGTGTTGGGGTGCTGGTGGTGGGCTCCTCATGGTGGGTGCTGGTGCACGCTGGTGTTGGGGTGCTGGTGGTGGTCTCCTGATGGTGGGTGCTGGTGTTGGGGTGCTGGTGGTGGTCTCCTGATGGTGGGTGCTGGTGCATGCTGGTGTTGGGGTGCTGGTGGTGGTCTCCTGATGGTGGGTGCTGGTGTTGGGGTGCTGGTGGTGGTCTCCTGATGCTGGGTGCTGGTGCATGCTGGTGTTGGGGTGCTGATGCATGCTGGTGGTGTGGtgcggggggtggtggtggtggggctggctcacccccccttccctctcctttcccccccccctctctttttGGGGTGCACAGCCCCGGCGGAGGGTGCTAAGGAGGCCACGCCCTCACCAAGCAGCAGCCAATCAGAAACTGAGCTGCAGGAAGGAGGCGGAGCTAATGTAGATGGTAATgagacacccccccaccccctcctcccccatttCCATGAGCTTTGCcatgtgtccccgtgtccccaggaGGGCCGTGTCCCTGCTTCCcacctgggcgggggggggggtgccctcatgtccccggggggggggggggggggggccgtgtcCCTCAGGAGGACGTGGCCCCATGGCCAAGGACAGCAAGCGCCATTGCAGCCCCAGTGGCGGCTGCTGCCTGATCCCCAGGCCTGAGCCGAGCTTTGGGAACGAGCCATGGCCCGGAGCAAGCTGGAAAACAGGCCTGCGGCCAGATCCTGCCACCGAGGGCACAACCTGCTCCCCACCTGCCCAGCCAAAGCTGCCCCATGGGGGTGCTGGGCAACCGCTGGAGCGGGGTGCACACCGGTGCCGTCCCCTGCTCCCGGGCTCCGGGGCCCTGCCGTGCTGATGCcgcctctgctccctgctccagGCAATTACTTCTACGTCAGCatgcccgcggggccgcccgagTCCTGCACCGAGCCTGAGGCCCCTGCacagccccccagccccggcgccgcctctCCGGGCGCCCCGCAGCACGGGGACGAGGAGCCGGCGGGTCCCAGCGCCGCCGAGGGGCCCCCGGAGCCACCCGCCCCCTCCGGCGCCATCCACGACGTCGACCTCATCTTCCGCACCATCGAGCAGCTGACGCTGAAGCTCAACAGGCTGAAGGTGAGTCAGGAGCGGGGAAAGCCAGGAGCAGGgagacgggacgggatgggacggacCGCAGCCCAGCATCCACCATCTCTGAccttgtgctctctctctctccccggCACCGTCCAGGCTGTAGAAACGGCCCATCGCGAGCTGCTGCAGTCGCTGGGGCAGAGCTCGTCGGCGGAGGCCACCCCCGTCGGGGGCTCCGGCGCTGAGATGGACGGGTGGTCCCAGCGGCCGCCCAGCCCCGACAGCGACAGCCCCCTGTCCCGCTCCCTCCGGAGCCTGCAGTGTTCCCGGACCAGCGTGCCAGGTGAGCGGCGGCACcggtccccgctgccccgcatGGCGCAGGGCTCGCCGGCCCCCTCACCCGCTTCTCCCCGTCTCTTGCAGGCTGCAGGGCCCCCCTCGCGCAGGACCCCGCTCGCGACGCCGCCCTTTAGCGGCGGTGGGGGGTGTCTTCCCCCAGAATCGCTCGAAGCCGGAGCCGCCTGACAGCCGCTctggccccctgcacccccccccgggctggggctggcccGGGCAGGGCAGCGGGAGCCTCGAACTGGACCGCTGGGGGCTTAAACTGGAAGGTGGGAGCAGGCCTGGAGCGCGCAGGGGCAGCGTTCGGTCCtcgccgcggggctggcggccggGACACCCGCTCTTCCCCCCCGTCGCGCCCCACGGCCTCGCAGAGCAGGCGCCCCCCAACCCCTCGCATGGCAGCCCCGGCtcggccccctccgcccccccccggccgcgagAGCTGGATCTAGTCTGTATAAATGCACTTTGTTTTGTTCCTCTCCGTGctgcggcccccccgccccccccgctgactataaatatgtatgtatgtgcatcCGTCTTGTAAATAACCAACCACCGCATCTCTGCCCCTGCTGTTGTAAGAAAAAGGCTGTTACCACTAAGCCCGCCCTGCCTGCCGGAGGGCAGCCGGCTCCCGGCGCTGGCCGGGCCCCGCGCGAGGGGACGGGGGCAGCGGGGTCCAGCCCCCGCGCGTCTCCTTCCCCCCGgcccctgctccctgcccgcCCCGGGGTGCTCTGCGCTCCGGCTGCACGGGGGgacaatcaatcaatcaatcagccccggggagggcgggCGGCACGGCGCCGTCTCCTCTCCCCGCGGAGCCGGGGAAAAGGGGCGACTGCCCTCTCCAACCTTCCCCTTCCGCGTGTAAAGGCAAGG of the Apteryx mantelli isolate bAptMan1 chromosome 31, bAptMan1.hap1, whole genome shotgun sequence genome contains:
- the ARHGEF11 gene encoding rho guanine nucleotide exchange factor 11 isoform X2; this translates as MSVRPPQTALDRLSSLSSLGDSSSERRSPGHHHQPSDSTETTGLVQRCVIIQKDQHGFGFTVSGDRIVLVQSVRPGGAAMRAGVQEGDRIVKVNGTMVTNSSHLEVVKLIKSGAYVALTLLGSPPPSVGLSNSQQDVSMAGAPHVSPTRPPPPPPPPLPPQRITGPKPLQDPEVQKHATQILRNMLRQEEAELQRFYEVYSRNPATVVEEQIEGARRRVSQLQLKIRQETGGSVDLGRLSGDAGLANSRVTEGRLSLDSQDGDSGLESGTERFPSVSEISLNRNSVLSDHGLDSPRTSPIITSRMCQHHRRQGSDTAFAPSAEQGLDRTARPLIIGPEEDCDPGYFNNECDSLFQDLGKLKSRPAHLGVFLRYIFSQADPSPLLFYLCADVCQQTTTKDSRILGKDIWNIFLDRNAPLRVKVSEHLLAEIETRLRYGDDVRVALFEAQEMVMPEIQEQIQDYRTKRTMGLGSLYGENDLLDLDGDPQKERQVAEKQLAQLGDILSKYEEDRSSPMAFALSTYMNHTGIRSREPRLASTSEKAQFLPDKDKWLPFFPKTKKSSGTKKDKDAMEDKKRNPILKYIGKPKISQSTFHVPLSPVEAVKPGNVRNIIQHFENNQHYETQEPGTQRLSTGSFPEDLLESDSSRSEVKLGRSESLKGREEMKKSRKAENVPRSRSDVDMDAAAEATRLHQSASSSASSLSTRSLENPTPPYTPKMGRRSIESPNLGFGVDPFLPHLLEDDQGQLSDLEPELDSQNWQHMVSREVVANLPQKEIDRQEVINELFATEGSHLRILRVLDLLFYQRMKKESLLSREELALLFPNLPDVIEIHNSLSESMKKLREEGPIIKEIGDLMLSRFDGLAKEEIQQVTADFCSYQSIALELIKTKQRKESRFQIFMQEAESNPQCRRLQLKDLIISEMQRLTKYPLLLENILKHTEAGTSEHDKLCRARDQCRDILKYVNEAVKRAENRHRLEGYQKRLDATSLERTNNPLAAEFKSLDLTSRRMIHEGPLTWRISKDKTVDLHVLLLEDLLVLLQKQDEKLVLKCHSKTALGSSDNKQTFSPVLKLSSVLIRSVATDKRALFIICTSELGPQIYELVALTSSEKNTWMEVLEEAVQRAMRNATFPPKRRTPEPTRTAPSGLVLQDPDVSPILSQSNSSGAEAEESSSADDNPAELLGKEKHPALLEEPEAESSEVEEGEEEPPAAPLAAETGVEPADALLAERPGPAMRLALPGPVFVEGLAEAALEDVENLRLLILRRLLPCRDAEPEDDLTPTPSIIGGAGQAWDSVLSSQDSASQEVLTEPLGQAGPAEDTAPGPSRVAGGTTEPMPRASREEMGPAAAAEDQSSYKVVRKAPAEGAKEATPSPSSSQSETELQEGGGANVDGNYFYVSMPAGPPESCTEPEAPAQPPSPGAASPGAPQHGDEEPAGPSAAEGPPEPPAPSGAIHDVDLIFRTIEQLTLKLNRLKAVETAHRELLQSLGQSSSAEATPVGGSGAEMDGWSQRPPSPDSDSPLSRSLRSLQCSRTSVPGCRAPLAQDPARDAAL
- the ARHGEF11 gene encoding rho guanine nucleotide exchange factor 11 isoform X1, with protein sequence MSVRPPQTALDRLSSLSSLGDSSSERRSPGHHHQPSDSTETTGLVQRCVIIQKDQHGFGFTVSGDRIVLVQSVRPGGAAMRAGVQEGDRIVKVNGTMVTNSSHLEVVKLIKSGAYVALTLLGSPPPSVGLSNSQQDVSMAGAPHVSPTRPPPPPPPPLPPQRITGPKPLQDPEVQKHATQILRNMLRQEEAELQRFYEVYSRNPATVVEEQIEGARRRVSQLQLKIRQETGGSVDLGRLSGDAGLANSRVTEVCSLCPGRLSLDSQDGDSGLESGTERFPSVSEISLNRNSVLSDHGLDSPRTSPIITSRMCQHHRRQGSDTAFAPSAEQGLDRTARPLIIGPEEDCDPGYFNNECDSLFQDLGKLKSRPAHLGVFLRYIFSQADPSPLLFYLCADVCQQTTTKDSRILGKDIWNIFLDRNAPLRVKVSEHLLAEIETRLRYGDDVRVALFEAQEMVMPEIQEQIQDYRTKRTMGLGSLYGENDLLDLDGDPQKERQVAEKQLAQLGDILSKYEEDRSSPMAFALSTYMNHTGIRSREPRLASTSEKAQFLPDKDKWLPFFPKTKKSSGTKKDKDAMEDKKRNPILKYIGKPKISQSTFHVPLSPVEAVKPGNVRNIIQHFENNQHYETQEPGTQRLSTGSFPEDLLESDSSRSEVKLGRSESLKGREEMKKSRKAENVPRSRSDVDMDAAAEATRLHQSASSSASSLSTRSLENPTPPYTPKMGRRSIESPNLGFGVDPFLPHLLEDDQGQLSDLEPELDSQNWQHMVSREVVANLPQKEIDRQEVINELFATEGSHLRILRVLDLLFYQRMKKESLLSREELALLFPNLPDVIEIHNSLSESMKKLREEGPIIKEIGDLMLSRFDGLAKEEIQQVTADFCSYQSIALELIKTKQRKESRFQIFMQEAESNPQCRRLQLKDLIISEMQRLTKYPLLLENILKHTEAGTSEHDKLCRARDQCRDILKYVNEAVKRAENRHRLEGYQKRLDATSLERTNNPLAAEFKSLDLTSRRMIHEGPLTWRISKDKTVDLHVLLLEDLLVLLQKQDEKLVLKCHSKTALGSSDNKQTFSPVLKLSSVLIRSVATDKRALFIICTSELGPQIYELVALTSSEKNTWMEVLEEAVQRAMRNATFPPKRRTPEPTRTAPSGLVLQDPDVSPILSQSNSSGAEAEESSSADDNPAELLGKEKHPALLEEPEAESSEVEEGEEEPPAAPLAAETGVEPADALLAERPGPAMRLALPGPVFVEGLAEAALEDVENLRLLILRRLLPCRDAEPEDDLTPTPSIIGGAGQAWDSVLSSQDSASQEVLTEPLGQAGPAEDTAPGPSRVAGGTTEPMPRASREEMGPAAAAEDQSSYKVVRKAPAEGAKEATPSPSSSQSETELQEGGGANVDGNYFYVSMPAGPPESCTEPEAPAQPPSPGAASPGAPQHGDEEPAGPSAAEGPPEPPAPSGAIHDVDLIFRTIEQLTLKLNRLKAVETAHRELLQSLGQSSSAEATPVGGSGAEMDGWSQRPPSPDSDSPLSRSLRSLQCSRTSVPGCRAPLAQDPARDAAL